A genomic region of Venturia canescens isolate UGA chromosome 7, ASM1945775v1, whole genome shotgun sequence contains the following coding sequences:
- the LOC122414185 gene encoding long-chain-fatty-acid--CoA ligase 1 isoform X4 has translation MKIEGAELIRVSKFYKDSKEGRFISYLHEDVRTLYDAFRRGAKESNNGQCLGWRDGPTKPYQWLHYNEALLRAKNLGSGLISCGLSPGPQTLVGLYSQNCPEWILTEQACYCYSLVVVPLYDTLGPDACAYIINQAEISLVICEDDKKCNLLLDKAPRCLRKLIVVKETRPATNQRAKNRGVELLRFEDVERLGSQRNHPEVPPRPSDLCTVCYTSGTTGNPKGVMLTHQNVMAAVSAVILQLGDHKLTARDVMISFLPLAHMLERCCENGIYMVGGSVGFYSGDIKTLADDMKALKPTVMPAVPRLLNRIYDKVHAELQSSFLKRMLFNMGMRSKEAEIKKSIVRTNSIWDKIVFKKIQESMGGRLRLMVVGSAPLAGNVLTFARCALGCLIVEGYGQTECCAPITLTVQGDHVPEHVGPPVACCCVKLVDVPEMEYFARGNQGEVCVKGTNVFVGYFKNPEKTAEVVDELGWHHTGDIGMWLPNGCLKIIDRKKHIFKLSQGEYIVPEKIENIYIRSQYVHQVFVHGESLKSCVVAIVVPDVDVVKCWALENKIPGTLSVLCANPEVKRLIHDDMLSWGKEAGLKSFEQVKDIYLHPDPFSVQNGLLTPTLKTKRPQLKAYFKPQIEDLYQHLD, from the exons ATAATGGACAATGCCTTGGCTGGAGAGACGGGCCCACCAAGCCCTACCAGTGGCTCCACTACAACGAGGCCTTATTGAGGGCGAAGAATCTCGGATCAGGTCTGATATCTTGCGGCCTCAGTCCTGGACCACAAACCCTCGTCGGTTTATACAGTCAAAATTGTCCGGAATGGATACTAACGGAGCAAGCTTGCTACTGTTATTCGCTGGTCGTCGTGCCACTCTACGACACCCTTGGACCAGACGCATGTGCCTACATCATAAACCAGGCTGAAATCAGCCTCGTTATATGCGAAGATGACAAAAAGTGTAATCTTTTGCTCGACAAGGCACCGAG ATGCCTGAGAAAGTTGATCGTCGTAAAAGAGACGAGGCCTGCAACTAACCAACGTGCGAAGAACCGAGGCGTAGAATTATTGAGGTTCGAGGACGTCGAACGTCTCGGATCCCAGAGGAATCATCCGGAAGTGCCACCGAGGCCATCGGATCTATGCACAGTTTGTTATACCTCTGGAACGACGGGGAATCCAAAGGGCGTGATGCTCACCCATCAGAACGTGATGGCTGCTGTTTCCGCAGTCATACTCCAGCTGGGGGATCACAAGCTCACCGCACGTGACGTTATGATAAGCTTTTTACCACTGGCGCACATGCTCGAGAGATGCTGCGAGAACGGCATATACATGGTCGGCGGATCGGTCGGATTTTATAGCGGTGACATAAAAACTCTTGCGGACGACATGAAAGCCCTGAAGCCAACCGTTATGCCAGCTGTCCCGAGGCTTCTCAATCGCATCTATGACAAA GTCCACGCAGAACTTCAAAGCTCCTTCCTCAAGAGGATGCTCTTCAACATGGGCATGAGATCAAAAGAGgccgagataaaaaaaagcatcgtcCGAACGAACAGCATATGGGACAAAATcgtgttcaaaaaaattcaagaatccATGGGCGGAAGACTGAGATTGATGGTCGTCGGATCCGCACCTTTGGCTGGCAACGTTCTCACCTTCGCCAGATGCGCTTTGGGCTGCCTCATCGTCGAAGGTTATGGACAAACCGAGTGCTGCGCACCCATCACTCTCACCGTTCAG GGCGACCACGTTCCGGAGCACGTGGGACCACCGGTCGCTTGTTGCTGTGTCAAATTGGTCGACGTACCGGAAATGGAGTACTTTGCGCGGGGCAATCAAGGCGAGGTTTGCGTCAAAGGGACTAACGTCTTTGtcggatatttcaaaaatccggaaaaaactgccgaagtCGTTGACGAGCTGGGATGGCATCACACCGGCGACATCGGGATGTGGCTTCCG AACGGTTGCCTCAAAATAATCGATCGAAAGAAACATATCTTCAAGCTCTCCCAAGGCGAGTACATAGttccggaaaaaattgaaaatatttacatAAGAAGTCAATACGTACACCAAGTATTCGTGCACGGTGAATCCCTCAAATCGTGCGTCGTCGCGATCGTCGTGCCGGACGTCGACGTCGTCAAATGTTGGGCGCTCGAGAACAAAATTCCTGGTACTTTGAGCGTATTGTGCGCGAATCCAGAAGTCAAGAGGCTCATCCACGACGACATGCTTTCCTGGGGCAAGGAAGCTGGTCTCAAGTCTTTCGAGCAG gTTAAAGACATTTATCTGCATCCCGATCCGTTCTCCGTACAAAACGGTTTGTTGACGCCAACGTTGAAGACGAAACGGCCACAGCTGAAAGCGTATTTCAAACCGCAGATCGAAGATCTGTACCAGCATCTCGACTGA
- the ergic53 gene encoding protein ERGIC-53 codes for MKMAAEVRWLALFIIFLAITFTNGNLFHRKFEYKYSFKPPYLAQRDGSVPFWEYGGNAIASAENVRIASSLRSQKGAIWTKQPINFDWWSVDLVFRVTGRGRIGADGLAFWYTASKGAYNGTVFGSSDMWNGLGIFFDSFDNDNKHNNPYIMAVVNDGTLMFDHTNDGTTQLLAGCLRDFRNKPFPTRAKIEYYQNTLTVLFHNGMTNNLQDYEMCFRVENVFLPKGGYFGVSAATGGLADDHDVLHFLTDSLHVPGQMPLDGRQVSQEDENKITKEYQDYAKKLEQQKEDYFKTHPDAKAGKDEFDEWFEAPNERELRQIYAAHSQMSEVLKVMDRKLDEVVGRQERTLSLISQVQVGGVQTAGQPGQPVLIDTIRRQEVEAVLTNQNVILNTAREIKSFVGEVHSKADTIINNQLRAPTAQVQPIGYDYQSLISEMRDGLNTLKRDVTQTNAKLGSQTGDCPNGNCLTTTMFLVFLAIQMVILLGYNIYKDNKEAQAKKFY; via the exons ATGAAGATGGCTGCCGAGGTGAGGTGGCTCGCGCtatttatcattttcctcGCAATAACCTTTACAAACGGAAATTTGTTTCATCGTAAATTCGAGTACAAGTACTCGTTCAAGCCGCCCTATCTCGCTCAAAGGGACGGTTCCGTACCATTCTGGGAATACGGTGGAA ATGCAATCGCGAGCGCTGAAAACGTCAGAATCGCATCCTCGCTGAGGAGCCAAAAAGGTGCAATATGGACGAAACAACCGATTAATTTCGACTGGTGGAGCGTCGATCTCGTGTTTCGTGTTACCGGAAGGGGCAGAATCGGTGCTGACGGTCTTGCATTTTGGTACACCGCTTCTAAAGGCGCCTACAATGGCACCGTATTCGGAAGCTCCGACATGTGGAACGGCCTCGGAATATTTTTCGACTCCTTCGACAATGACAATAAGCACAATAATCCTTACATCATGGCTGTTGTTAATGATGGAACACTCATGTTCGACCATACCAa CGATGGAACGACCCAATTGTTGGCTGGTTGTTTGAGAGACTTCCGTAACAAACCCTTCCCCACTCGTGCCAAAATAGAATATTACCAGAACACTTTAACG GTTCTGTTCCACAATGGAATGACAAATAATCTTCAAGACTATGAAATGTGTTTCCGGGTTGAGAATGTTTTTCTTCCTAAGGGTGGATATTTTGGAGTTTCTGCGGCAACAG gTGGTCTGGCGGACGATCATGACGTCCTGCACTTTTTAACGGACTCGCTTCATGTTCCTGGTCAAATGCCTTTGGATGGAAGACAAGTTTCCCAGGAAGACGAAAACAAGATAACCAAAGAGTACCAGGATTATGCGAAGAAGCTTGAGCAGCAAAAGGAAGATTACTTCAA AACGCATCCTGATGCGAAAGCAGGAAAGGATGAATTCGACGAATGGTTCGAGGCTCCCAACGAACGAGAATTGCGTCAAATTTACGCTGCGCATTCTCAAATGTCTGAAGTTCTTAAAGTAATGGATCGTAAATTGGACGAAGTTGTCGGCAGACAAGAGAGAACTCTCAGTCTCATATCGCAAGTACAGGTTGGAG GTGTCCAAACAGCGGGTCAACCGGGACAACCGGTGCTCATCGACACGATCCGTCGCCAAGAGGTAGAAGCTGTATTAACAAACCAAAATGTCATACTCAACACCGCGAGAGAGATCAAATCTTTCGTTGGCGAAGTGCACTCGAAGGCAGATACAATAATAAACAATCAACTTCGAGCACCCACAGCACAG GTACAGCCGATAGGTTACGATTACCAATCGCTCATATCCGAGATGAGAGACGGTCTAAACACGTTGAAGCGAGACGTGACACAAACAAACGCGAAACTTGGAAGTCAAACGGGTGATTGTCCAAATGGAAATTGTCTAACGACAACAATGTTCCTCGTATTCCTTGCAATCCAAATGGTTATATTGCTCGGTTACAATATTTACAAGGACAATAAAGAAGCACAGGCGAAGAAATTCTACTGA
- the LOC122414185 gene encoding long-chain-fatty-acid--CoA ligase 1 isoform X5 has protein sequence MGAELIRVSKFYKDSKEGRFISYLHEDVRTLYDAFRRGAKESNNGQCLGWRDGPTKPYQWLHYNEALLRAKNLGSGLISCGLSPGPQTLVGLYSQNCPEWILTEQACYCYSLVVVPLYDTLGPDACAYIINQAEISLVICEDDKKCNLLLDKAPRCLRKLIVVKETRPATNQRAKNRGVELLRFEDVERLGSQRNHPEVPPRPSDLCTVCYTSGTTGNPKGVMLTHQNVMAAVSAVILQLGDHKLTARDVMISFLPLAHMLERCCENGIYMVGGSVGFYSGDIKTLADDMKALKPTVMPAVPRLLNRIYDKVHAELQSSFLKRMLFNMGMRSKEAEIKKSIVRTNSIWDKIVFKKIQESMGGRLRLMVVGSAPLAGNVLTFARCALGCLIVEGYGQTECCAPITLTVQGDHVPEHVGPPVACCCVKLVDVPEMEYFARGNQGEVCVKGTNVFVGYFKNPEKTAEVVDELGWHHTGDIGMWLPNGCLKIIDRKKHIFKLSQGEYIVPEKIENIYIRSQYVHQVFVHGESLKSCVVAIVVPDVDVVKCWALENKIPGTLSVLCANPEVKRLIHDDMLSWGKEAGLKSFEQVKDIYLHPDPFSVQNGLLTPTLKTKRPQLKAYFKPQIEDLYQHLD, from the exons ATAATGGACAATGCCTTGGCTGGAGAGACGGGCCCACCAAGCCCTACCAGTGGCTCCACTACAACGAGGCCTTATTGAGGGCGAAGAATCTCGGATCAGGTCTGATATCTTGCGGCCTCAGTCCTGGACCACAAACCCTCGTCGGTTTATACAGTCAAAATTGTCCGGAATGGATACTAACGGAGCAAGCTTGCTACTGTTATTCGCTGGTCGTCGTGCCACTCTACGACACCCTTGGACCAGACGCATGTGCCTACATCATAAACCAGGCTGAAATCAGCCTCGTTATATGCGAAGATGACAAAAAGTGTAATCTTTTGCTCGACAAGGCACCGAG ATGCCTGAGAAAGTTGATCGTCGTAAAAGAGACGAGGCCTGCAACTAACCAACGTGCGAAGAACCGAGGCGTAGAATTATTGAGGTTCGAGGACGTCGAACGTCTCGGATCCCAGAGGAATCATCCGGAAGTGCCACCGAGGCCATCGGATCTATGCACAGTTTGTTATACCTCTGGAACGACGGGGAATCCAAAGGGCGTGATGCTCACCCATCAGAACGTGATGGCTGCTGTTTCCGCAGTCATACTCCAGCTGGGGGATCACAAGCTCACCGCACGTGACGTTATGATAAGCTTTTTACCACTGGCGCACATGCTCGAGAGATGCTGCGAGAACGGCATATACATGGTCGGCGGATCGGTCGGATTTTATAGCGGTGACATAAAAACTCTTGCGGACGACATGAAAGCCCTGAAGCCAACCGTTATGCCAGCTGTCCCGAGGCTTCTCAATCGCATCTATGACAAA GTCCACGCAGAACTTCAAAGCTCCTTCCTCAAGAGGATGCTCTTCAACATGGGCATGAGATCAAAAGAGgccgagataaaaaaaagcatcgtcCGAACGAACAGCATATGGGACAAAATcgtgttcaaaaaaattcaagaatccATGGGCGGAAGACTGAGATTGATGGTCGTCGGATCCGCACCTTTGGCTGGCAACGTTCTCACCTTCGCCAGATGCGCTTTGGGCTGCCTCATCGTCGAAGGTTATGGACAAACCGAGTGCTGCGCACCCATCACTCTCACCGTTCAG GGCGACCACGTTCCGGAGCACGTGGGACCACCGGTCGCTTGTTGCTGTGTCAAATTGGTCGACGTACCGGAAATGGAGTACTTTGCGCGGGGCAATCAAGGCGAGGTTTGCGTCAAAGGGACTAACGTCTTTGtcggatatttcaaaaatccggaaaaaactgccgaagtCGTTGACGAGCTGGGATGGCATCACACCGGCGACATCGGGATGTGGCTTCCG AACGGTTGCCTCAAAATAATCGATCGAAAGAAACATATCTTCAAGCTCTCCCAAGGCGAGTACATAGttccggaaaaaattgaaaatatttacatAAGAAGTCAATACGTACACCAAGTATTCGTGCACGGTGAATCCCTCAAATCGTGCGTCGTCGCGATCGTCGTGCCGGACGTCGACGTCGTCAAATGTTGGGCGCTCGAGAACAAAATTCCTGGTACTTTGAGCGTATTGTGCGCGAATCCAGAAGTCAAGAGGCTCATCCACGACGACATGCTTTCCTGGGGCAAGGAAGCTGGTCTCAAGTCTTTCGAGCAG gTTAAAGACATTTATCTGCATCCCGATCCGTTCTCCGTACAAAACGGTTTGTTGACGCCAACGTTGAAGACGAAACGGCCACAGCTGAAAGCGTATTTCAAACCGCAGATCGAAGATCTGTACCAGCATCTCGACTGA
- the LOC122414185 gene encoding long-chain-fatty-acid--CoA ligase 1 isoform X3 encodes MSNNSVPTCSRTSGLGAELIRVSKFYKDSKEGRFISYLHEDVRTLYDAFRRGAKESNNGQCLGWRDGPTKPYQWLHYNEALLRAKNLGSGLISCGLSPGPQTLVGLYSQNCPEWILTEQACYCYSLVVVPLYDTLGPDACAYIINQAEISLVICEDDKKCNLLLDKAPRCLRKLIVVKETRPATNQRAKNRGVELLRFEDVERLGSQRNHPEVPPRPSDLCTVCYTSGTTGNPKGVMLTHQNVMAAVSAVILQLGDHKLTARDVMISFLPLAHMLERCCENGIYMVGGSVGFYSGDIKTLADDMKALKPTVMPAVPRLLNRIYDKVHAELQSSFLKRMLFNMGMRSKEAEIKKSIVRTNSIWDKIVFKKIQESMGGRLRLMVVGSAPLAGNVLTFARCALGCLIVEGYGQTECCAPITLTVQGDHVPEHVGPPVACCCVKLVDVPEMEYFARGNQGEVCVKGTNVFVGYFKNPEKTAEVVDELGWHHTGDIGMWLPNGCLKIIDRKKHIFKLSQGEYIVPEKIENIYIRSQYVHQVFVHGESLKSCVVAIVVPDVDVVKCWALENKIPGTLSVLCANPEVKRLIHDDMLSWGKEAGLKSFEQVKDIYLHPDPFSVQNGLLTPTLKTKRPQLKAYFKPQIEDLYQHLD; translated from the exons ATAATGGACAATGCCTTGGCTGGAGAGACGGGCCCACCAAGCCCTACCAGTGGCTCCACTACAACGAGGCCTTATTGAGGGCGAAGAATCTCGGATCAGGTCTGATATCTTGCGGCCTCAGTCCTGGACCACAAACCCTCGTCGGTTTATACAGTCAAAATTGTCCGGAATGGATACTAACGGAGCAAGCTTGCTACTGTTATTCGCTGGTCGTCGTGCCACTCTACGACACCCTTGGACCAGACGCATGTGCCTACATCATAAACCAGGCTGAAATCAGCCTCGTTATATGCGAAGATGACAAAAAGTGTAATCTTTTGCTCGACAAGGCACCGAG ATGCCTGAGAAAGTTGATCGTCGTAAAAGAGACGAGGCCTGCAACTAACCAACGTGCGAAGAACCGAGGCGTAGAATTATTGAGGTTCGAGGACGTCGAACGTCTCGGATCCCAGAGGAATCATCCGGAAGTGCCACCGAGGCCATCGGATCTATGCACAGTTTGTTATACCTCTGGAACGACGGGGAATCCAAAGGGCGTGATGCTCACCCATCAGAACGTGATGGCTGCTGTTTCCGCAGTCATACTCCAGCTGGGGGATCACAAGCTCACCGCACGTGACGTTATGATAAGCTTTTTACCACTGGCGCACATGCTCGAGAGATGCTGCGAGAACGGCATATACATGGTCGGCGGATCGGTCGGATTTTATAGCGGTGACATAAAAACTCTTGCGGACGACATGAAAGCCCTGAAGCCAACCGTTATGCCAGCTGTCCCGAGGCTTCTCAATCGCATCTATGACAAA GTCCACGCAGAACTTCAAAGCTCCTTCCTCAAGAGGATGCTCTTCAACATGGGCATGAGATCAAAAGAGgccgagataaaaaaaagcatcgtcCGAACGAACAGCATATGGGACAAAATcgtgttcaaaaaaattcaagaatccATGGGCGGAAGACTGAGATTGATGGTCGTCGGATCCGCACCTTTGGCTGGCAACGTTCTCACCTTCGCCAGATGCGCTTTGGGCTGCCTCATCGTCGAAGGTTATGGACAAACCGAGTGCTGCGCACCCATCACTCTCACCGTTCAG GGCGACCACGTTCCGGAGCACGTGGGACCACCGGTCGCTTGTTGCTGTGTCAAATTGGTCGACGTACCGGAAATGGAGTACTTTGCGCGGGGCAATCAAGGCGAGGTTTGCGTCAAAGGGACTAACGTCTTTGtcggatatttcaaaaatccggaaaaaactgccgaagtCGTTGACGAGCTGGGATGGCATCACACCGGCGACATCGGGATGTGGCTTCCG AACGGTTGCCTCAAAATAATCGATCGAAAGAAACATATCTTCAAGCTCTCCCAAGGCGAGTACATAGttccggaaaaaattgaaaatatttacatAAGAAGTCAATACGTACACCAAGTATTCGTGCACGGTGAATCCCTCAAATCGTGCGTCGTCGCGATCGTCGTGCCGGACGTCGACGTCGTCAAATGTTGGGCGCTCGAGAACAAAATTCCTGGTACTTTGAGCGTATTGTGCGCGAATCCAGAAGTCAAGAGGCTCATCCACGACGACATGCTTTCCTGGGGCAAGGAAGCTGGTCTCAAGTCTTTCGAGCAG gTTAAAGACATTTATCTGCATCCCGATCCGTTCTCCGTACAAAACGGTTTGTTGACGCCAACGTTGAAGACGAAACGGCCACAGCTGAAAGCGTATTTCAAACCGCAGATCGAAGATCTGTACCAGCATCTCGACTGA
- the LOC122414188 gene encoding vesicle transport through interaction with t-SNAREs homolog 1A codes for MATLIDNYEQQYAVLTADITAKIGRIVSLLGAEKREFVQDVDRQLEEAQELLEQMELEVRGTSGNQRRRLGGRVESHRAELKRLTREFQAAKKPKDDIVDMSGEESWENGGITEDQKKQLLDTSERIERTGRTLQNGYRMVLESEEIGSQVLKDLHDQRETIQRGRSRLRETDAELGRGSRLLSGMIFRALQQRLILAAVALILMIVGCFVLYYSFRSKD; via the exons ATGGCGACGCTTATAGACAACTACGAACAACAATACGCCGTTTTGACAGCCGACATAACCGCCAAAATTGGCAGAATAGTTTCTCTGTTAGGAG CCGAAAAACGGGAATTCGTTCAAGATGTTGACCGACAACTCGAGGAAGCTCAAGAGCTG CTCGAACAAATGGAGTTGGAGGTACGCGGAACATCCGGTAACCAGCGTCGTCGTCTGGGTGGCCGTGTGGAGAGTCACAGAGCGGAGTTGAAGAGGTTAACGCGTGAGTTTCAAGCGGCGAAAAAGCCCAAGGACGACATAGTCGACATGAGCGGCGAGGAGTCGTGGGAAAACGGTGGAATTACGGAGgatcagaaaaaacaattgCTCGACACTTCGGAGAGGATCGAAAGAACGGGCAGAACACTTCAGAACGGATATCGAATGGTTCTCGAGAGCGAAGAGATCGGTTCGCAGGTTTTGAAGGATCTTCACGATCAGAGGGAAACCATACAGCGAGGAAGGTCGAGG ttGCGAGAGACAGACGCCGAGCTCGGCCGGGGTTCGAGGCTTTTATCCGGAATGATTTTTCGCGCCCTCCAACAAAGGCTCATCCTCGCGGCAGTCGCGTTAATTTTAATGATCGTCGGTTGTTTCGTTCTATATTATAGTTTTAGATCCAAAGATTAG
- the LOC122414185 gene encoding long-chain-fatty-acid--CoA ligase 1 isoform X2, producing MPGCVFHETIRPPIDLSDQSESIKGAELIRVSKFYKDSKEGRFISYLHEDVRTLYDAFRRGAKESNNGQCLGWRDGPTKPYQWLHYNEALLRAKNLGSGLISCGLSPGPQTLVGLYSQNCPEWILTEQACYCYSLVVVPLYDTLGPDACAYIINQAEISLVICEDDKKCNLLLDKAPRCLRKLIVVKETRPATNQRAKNRGVELLRFEDVERLGSQRNHPEVPPRPSDLCTVCYTSGTTGNPKGVMLTHQNVMAAVSAVILQLGDHKLTARDVMISFLPLAHMLERCCENGIYMVGGSVGFYSGDIKTLADDMKALKPTVMPAVPRLLNRIYDKVHAELQSSFLKRMLFNMGMRSKEAEIKKSIVRTNSIWDKIVFKKIQESMGGRLRLMVVGSAPLAGNVLTFARCALGCLIVEGYGQTECCAPITLTVQGDHVPEHVGPPVACCCVKLVDVPEMEYFARGNQGEVCVKGTNVFVGYFKNPEKTAEVVDELGWHHTGDIGMWLPNGCLKIIDRKKHIFKLSQGEYIVPEKIENIYIRSQYVHQVFVHGESLKSCVVAIVVPDVDVVKCWALENKIPGTLSVLCANPEVKRLIHDDMLSWGKEAGLKSFEQVKDIYLHPDPFSVQNGLLTPTLKTKRPQLKAYFKPQIEDLYQHLD from the exons ATAATGGACAATGCCTTGGCTGGAGAGACGGGCCCACCAAGCCCTACCAGTGGCTCCACTACAACGAGGCCTTATTGAGGGCGAAGAATCTCGGATCAGGTCTGATATCTTGCGGCCTCAGTCCTGGACCACAAACCCTCGTCGGTTTATACAGTCAAAATTGTCCGGAATGGATACTAACGGAGCAAGCTTGCTACTGTTATTCGCTGGTCGTCGTGCCACTCTACGACACCCTTGGACCAGACGCATGTGCCTACATCATAAACCAGGCTGAAATCAGCCTCGTTATATGCGAAGATGACAAAAAGTGTAATCTTTTGCTCGACAAGGCACCGAG ATGCCTGAGAAAGTTGATCGTCGTAAAAGAGACGAGGCCTGCAACTAACCAACGTGCGAAGAACCGAGGCGTAGAATTATTGAGGTTCGAGGACGTCGAACGTCTCGGATCCCAGAGGAATCATCCGGAAGTGCCACCGAGGCCATCGGATCTATGCACAGTTTGTTATACCTCTGGAACGACGGGGAATCCAAAGGGCGTGATGCTCACCCATCAGAACGTGATGGCTGCTGTTTCCGCAGTCATACTCCAGCTGGGGGATCACAAGCTCACCGCACGTGACGTTATGATAAGCTTTTTACCACTGGCGCACATGCTCGAGAGATGCTGCGAGAACGGCATATACATGGTCGGCGGATCGGTCGGATTTTATAGCGGTGACATAAAAACTCTTGCGGACGACATGAAAGCCCTGAAGCCAACCGTTATGCCAGCTGTCCCGAGGCTTCTCAATCGCATCTATGACAAA GTCCACGCAGAACTTCAAAGCTCCTTCCTCAAGAGGATGCTCTTCAACATGGGCATGAGATCAAAAGAGgccgagataaaaaaaagcatcgtcCGAACGAACAGCATATGGGACAAAATcgtgttcaaaaaaattcaagaatccATGGGCGGAAGACTGAGATTGATGGTCGTCGGATCCGCACCTTTGGCTGGCAACGTTCTCACCTTCGCCAGATGCGCTTTGGGCTGCCTCATCGTCGAAGGTTATGGACAAACCGAGTGCTGCGCACCCATCACTCTCACCGTTCAG GGCGACCACGTTCCGGAGCACGTGGGACCACCGGTCGCTTGTTGCTGTGTCAAATTGGTCGACGTACCGGAAATGGAGTACTTTGCGCGGGGCAATCAAGGCGAGGTTTGCGTCAAAGGGACTAACGTCTTTGtcggatatttcaaaaatccggaaaaaactgccgaagtCGTTGACGAGCTGGGATGGCATCACACCGGCGACATCGGGATGTGGCTTCCG AACGGTTGCCTCAAAATAATCGATCGAAAGAAACATATCTTCAAGCTCTCCCAAGGCGAGTACATAGttccggaaaaaattgaaaatatttacatAAGAAGTCAATACGTACACCAAGTATTCGTGCACGGTGAATCCCTCAAATCGTGCGTCGTCGCGATCGTCGTGCCGGACGTCGACGTCGTCAAATGTTGGGCGCTCGAGAACAAAATTCCTGGTACTTTGAGCGTATTGTGCGCGAATCCAGAAGTCAAGAGGCTCATCCACGACGACATGCTTTCCTGGGGCAAGGAAGCTGGTCTCAAGTCTTTCGAGCAG gTTAAAGACATTTATCTGCATCCCGATCCGTTCTCCGTACAAAACGGTTTGTTGACGCCAACGTTGAAGACGAAACGGCCACAGCTGAAAGCGTATTTCAAACCGCAGATCGAAGATCTGTACCAGCATCTCGACTGA